From the genome of Nicotiana sylvestris chromosome 2, ASM39365v2, whole genome shotgun sequence, one region includes:
- the LOC138885614 gene encoding GDSL esterase/lipase 7-like encodes MERFRSLAFLIILLLFVQSVKSEFPLAPALYVFGDSLFDSGNNNLLPTFAKADFKPYGINFNGGATGRFTNGKTVADFIAEFLGLPFSPPYLSLRGSVKLTGLNYASGSCGILPETGNIIGKCLHLSEQVDLFQRTVEQELPKQYDDPEELSSYLSRSIFLVSTGSNDYVNNYLQQNFYDKSKHYSPESFAKLLIDALSQQFQASPSSLVKV; translated from the exons ATGGAGAGATTCAGGTCTCTAGCATTCTTGATTATACTCTTGCTCTTTGTTCAGTCAGTCAAATCAGAATTTCCTCTGGCACCAGCATTATATGTTTTTGGGGATTCATTATTTGACAGTGGCAATAATAATCTTTTGCCAACTTTTGCTAAGGCTGATTTCAAGCCTTATGGTATAAATTTCAATGGAGGAGCTACTGGAAGGTTTACAAATGGGAAAACTGTTGCTGATTTTATTGCTGAATTTCTTGGATTGCCCTTCTCTCCACCTTACTTGAGTTTACGAGGATCAGTAAAACTCACAGGGTTAAATTATGCATCTGGGTCGTGTGGTATTTTACCTGAAACAGGAAATATCATC GGGAAGTGCCTGCATTTATCTGAGCAGGTTGATTTATTCCAACGAACGGTGGAGCAAGAATTGCCTAAGCAATATGATGATCCTGAGGAGCTTTCTAGTTATTTGTCAAGGTCCATTTTTCTCGTCTCCACAGGCAGCAATGACTACGTAAACAACTACCTACAGCAAAACTTCTATGACAAAAGCAAACACTACAGTCCTGAATCCTTTGCCAAACTTCTCATTGATGCACTTTCTCAACAATTTCAGGCAAGCCCTAGCTCCTTGGTAAAAGTATAA
- the LOC104230369 gene encoding GDSL esterase/lipase 7-like: protein MFEIGPIGCIPSLTKQLKHNGLCAEEYNNLAVIFNHLLSDMLKNLTSTLKGSAFILGHAHWLGYDAVTNPSTYGLMDPIGPCCVTWANGTSACIPELVPCRNADKHYFWDGYHLTETVYRVIATKCFNATDVCIPKNIKELVED from the exons ATGTTCGAGATAGGGCCAATTGGTTGTATTCCATCACTTACAAAGCAGCTAAAACACAATGGACTTTGCGCTGAAGAATATAACAATCTTGCAGTAATCTTCAACCACCTGCTCAGTGACATGCTCAAGAATCTCACTTCCACTCTCAAAGGCTCCGCATTTATTCTTGGTCATGCTCACTGGCTTGGCTACGACGCTGTCACCAATCCTTCTACTTATG GTTTAATGGATCCAATTGGTCCCTGTTGCGTCACTTGGGCAAATGGGACATCAGCTTGCATACCTGAACTTGTGCCCTGCCGCAATGCAGATAAACACTACTTCTGGGATGGTTATCATCTTACTGAAACCGTGTATAGGGTTATCGCCACAAAATGTTTCAATGCGACTGATGTTTGTATTCCCAAGAATATTAAGGAGCTTGTGGAAGATTGA